The DNA sequence AAAATTGAATTGGGGGAAAAACCTGGACTCCGGCGAGGGGCTGCGGCCGGGTGAGAATTGACAGCGGCGAGGTCGTACCGGCGAGGCAAAAACACTCCTGTTCCAGCGCACGCCTTTTTAGCCGCAGCGGCGCCTCCTTGAGCCACCGCGCCTCGATTTCGGGCCCacgctcctcctcctcctcgcccTGCCTTCGGGCCAATGTTTCCGAATTGGGGAGGAAAGAGGCTCCCCGTTTTAGCAATCGATGCATTTGGCGGCGGGGAAGGGTTCAGGTTCAGGTTCAGCTTCGCGATTTCGCCGGCGAGATCGAGATCGACAACGGCGTCGTTTTTTGACTGAAGGGTGAAAATAACAGAGATTATtagaaattagtaaaattgaatgaaggagaaaaaggaaagttacctgaatttgaaaattgcaGGGGAATTCAGTGGGGAAGAAGCGTTTGGAGTCGGAATTCTCTTTGTCGACGACGAAATCGTCGTCTGTGAGAAACTCAGAGGGGAGCCAGTAGCCTGCTCCTTCCACAGCATCATCATCGGCCATTTTCATGAGAGAGGGATTTGGGAATTGGGAGATGTGTGAGCAGTTGCTGAGGGAGGAAGGGAGATATAAAATGGTGGCAGagtgaggagagagaaaagtggAGTTGGAGAGGAATGTTTGAAAAGAAGAGAGGGGATATTGGATTTGAgacaaatttcaaaaatcaaaagtgtGATTTTGGAGTTGATGGGTGTATCaatcactaataaaatcaaattaggaATAGAAACTAGGGTCCATGGTtggttttaaaattatagaaaat is a window from the Salvia hispanica cultivar TCC Black 2014 chromosome 1, UniMelb_Shisp_WGS_1.0, whole genome shotgun sequence genome containing:
- the LOC125201923 gene encoding uncharacterized protein LOC125201923 yields the protein MKMADDDAVEGAGYWLPSEFLTDDDFVVDKENSDSKRFFPTEFPCNFQIQSKNDAVVDLDLAGEIAKLNLNLNPSPPPNASIAKTGSLFPPQFGNIGPKAGRGGGGAWARNRGAVAQGGAAAAKKACAGTGVFLPRRYDLAAVNSHPAAAPRRSPAYPYQGREAAQIHTKPLPSRFVENETKPLPPPKIASDHYSAVARRRDLVLRLRQQRSQTPVAEGSQMIGCDHLRLPVEWTY